CTTCGTGGCGTGGCGCCTCAACCGCGACGCCGGCAGCTACGGCGTTCCGTTCAAGTACGACTGGTCGTCGCTCACGCCCGGCGGCGGCAACGCGTCGTCGTGGAAGCGCCAGTGGGAGAACCACGGATGGGCCACGAGCACGACGCCCTCGCCCGGCTGGGTCGCCTGGTTCCCCGGTGCCAACCACGTCGCCTACGTCAACAGCGTGCTCGGCGACGGCTCGGTGCTCATCGAGGAGTACAACTGGGGCGGCGCCGACGTCTACAACCAGCGCATCATCGACGCGGGCTCCGCGATCTACCTCTCGCCGCCGCCGCGCTGATCCGCGGTCGCCTCCCGTCCGCCGGCAGGCGTGACCCCCGCATCCGCTCGATAGACTCGGGCGGTCAGCCTCTGTAGCTCAATGGAAGAGCAGTTCCGTCCTAAGGAAAGGGTTGGGGGTTCGAGTCCCTCCAGGGGCACGACGCGAGGAGCGCGCGCACGAGCTCGCGTCCGAGGCCGCGAGAGGTGCCCGTCACGAACCAGGTGGCGGGGCGGTCGGTGGGGTAGGTCATGGTCGTGTCCTTCCGAGATGTTCGATCTGGTCGTCCCAGCGTGCGACCGCGCGGCGGCCCGTGGAGCGGCCTAACCGGCCCTCCTCCGCCTAGGACGCGGAGGGCCAGGCGGGGCACCCGCATCCGGGTCGACATTGGCTGCATGATCGGCCGGAACCAGGAGCTCGCGGACTTCCTCCGTCGCGCCCGCGCGAGCGTCGACCCCGACCGCAGCGGTCTGCCGAGCCCGGGATCGTCGACGCGATCGCCCGCGCTCTCGACCTCGACGAGGCCGGTCGCGAGCACCTGCACCACCTCCCGAGTTCGCGGCGTGGTGGCGGGAGCACCGCGTCTACCGCCGCACCCATGGCGACAAGCGGTTCCGGCATCCGGTGGTCGGCGAGCTCACCCTGCAGTACGAGTCGCTCACGATGCCGGGCGACGACGACCAGACGCTCTTCCTCTACACGGCCGGACCCGGAAGCGCCCACGCCGAGACCCTCGGGCTGCTCGCGAGCTGGGCGCTCGACGAACCCGCCCGCCGCGCCGCCCGCATGCCGCGAGGCTGAGCCGGGGGCGGCATCCGGATGTCCCCAGGACGAGCGGCATGACGGCGCTCGCCGGACGGCTATCTTGGTGCCATGGCATCGAGGGCGGACAAGAAGCGCGCGCGCGACCTCGTCGACACCCTCGTGTGGGACCTGCCCGAGATGAACCCCCGCGTCGGCACGCTGCCGCCGAACCCGGGCGGCCTCGAGCACGCCGCCGAGATCGACGTGCTGCCGGGCATCAAGGCGCTGTGCTTCCCCGACGGCGACGCGTGGCGCGGGCTGCTCGTGCAGTACGACGCCGCGACCGGAGCGGTGACGGGCACGATGGAGCACCAGATCCGCGCGCACTCCGACGAGGACGCCCCGCGCTGGGCGCAGCTCGTCATCTACGACATCCTCGCGAGCGCCGTGAAGAGCGCCCCGAGCGAGGCGGCCGCGGCGATCCCCCGCGAGCGTCTCGCCAAGGTGTCGCAGCTGCTCGAGCGCCTCTGACGGTCGACTCGCCCGAGCCGGTTGACCCGCGCTCTGCGGCGGGCCAGGCTCGGGGGCATGGGCGAGATCGTCGTCAAGCGCGTCTACGAGCCCGCGGATGCCGCTGACGGCTTCCGCGCGCTCGTAGACCGGCTCTGGCCCCGCGGGGTCTCGAAGGAACGCGCCGAGCTCGACGCGTGGTGGAAGGACCTCGCGCCGTCGAACGAGTTACGCACGGCGTGGCACGCCGACCCCGACCGCTTCGAGGAGTTCGCGGCGGCCTACCGCGCCGAGCTCGACGGGCGCGACCTCGCGGAGGCGCTCGGCGCCATCCGCTCCCACCCTCGTGTGACGCTGCTCTTCGGAGCCCACGACACCGAGCGCAACCACGCCATCGTGCTGCGCGACCACCTGCTGCCGCGGGTCTGACTCACACCGTGAGCGACAGCGCGAGCGTCGCGGCCGCAACCGTGAGCGGCGCCGCGACGACGCCGAGCAGCATGTAGCGGCGCCACGGCAACTCGACCCCGAGCGCGCGCAGCCGGTCGTGCCAGAGCAGCACGGCGAGCGACGCCCACGGGGTCACGAGCGGGCCCGCGTTCACACCGATGAGCAGCGCCGCGATGCGCGCGGGGGAGTCGGCGAGGGGCTCGAGCGCGAGGTAGGCCGGGAGGTTGTCGATCGCGTTCGCGCCGAGCATTCCGGCGCCCGCCAGGCGCAGCAGCGCGAGCGGGTCGTCTCCCGAGCCCGTGAGCTCGGCGAGCACGGATGCGAGCCCGAGCGCGTGCGCCGCCTCGACCACGAGGAACAGGCCGCCCGCGAACAGCAGCAGCTCCCACGGCACGAGGCCGAGCCGCACGGCCACGCGGTCGCGCACCGCGAACGCGACGACGAGCACGAGGGCCGCGACGGAAGCCGGGATCCACACCGGCATCCCGCTCACGAGGAACGGGATGAGCACGGCGACGACGGCAGCCGACACCCAGAACAGCACGGGGTCGTGCGGATCGTCCGCGGCGACGGGCTGGTAGCGCGTGCCGATCGAGCGGCGGAACACGATCGCGATGACGACACACGGGACGAGCACAGCGACGAGCGCGGGCGCCCACACGAGCGCCGCGAAGCGCGCCGGGTCGGAGAAGCCGAGCGCGTGCTCCGCGAGCAGGTTCGTGAGATTCGACACCGGCAGCAGGAGCGAGCCCGTATTCGCGAGCCACACCGTCGTGAGCGCGAACGGCAGCGGCGGGTAGCCGTGGTGGCGCGCGAGCAGCACGACGACGGACGTCAGCAGCACGGCCGTCGTGTCGAGCGAGAGGAACACCGTCGACGCGACGGCGAGCAGCACGACGAGCGCCCACAGCACCCAGCCGTGCCCGCGTCCGAGCCGCGCGAGACGCTCGGCGACGGCCGCGAAGACGCCCGCGCGATCGGCGAGCTCGGCCACGACCGTCACGGCGACCGCGAACAGCAGCACGGGCCAGACGCGCTCGACGACACCCACCGCATCCGCCGCCGGGAGCAGCCCCGTGACGACGGCGGCGCCCCCGACGAGCAGGAGGCCGCAGCCGACGAACGCGAGACGCACCGCATGAGATTACGGCCTCGCGGATGCCGCGCATGACACGCGTCGGAAAGCGCCGATCCGACACGCGCACGTAACGTGCGCGCGCCATCATGGGAGCACGATGACCGCACCCGCGATCGCCCTCGGCGACCTGACCGACCCGCGCGTGCTGCGCCTGCTCGAGGACCACCTCGCCGACATGCACGCGACCTCGCCGCCCGAGAGCGTGCACGCCCTCGACGTGACCGGGCTGCAGCATCCCGCAGTCACGTTCTGGGCGCTCAGCGACGGCGACGACGTGCTCGGCTGCGTCGCCCTCAAGGAGCTCGCGCCCGACCACGGCGAGCTCAAGTCGATGCGCACGGATGCGGCGGCGCGCGGGCGCGGGCTCGGTCGCCTCCTGCTCGCGCACGTGCTCGATGAGGCACGCGCCCGCGGGTACACGCGCCTCAGTCTCGAGACGGGCACCGAGGACTTCTTCCGTCCCGCCCGGGCGCTCTACGCGAGCGCAGGCTTCACCGAGACGGGTCCCTTCGCCGACTACGTGCTCGATCCGAACTCGGTGTACATGACGCTCGAGCTCGGCGGCTGAGCTCGACAGACCCGATCAGCGCGGGGGCTTCGTCCACAGCACGGTGTAGCGCCAGAAGAGGTGCGCACGGAAGACGGCCCCCGGCAGCAGCTCGTCCACGATCCGTCGCATCGCGCGGTAGCTCTCCGGGGGCGGCCAGACGGTCGGCGCCGCATGCTCCCAGTGACGCCGCCTCGTGAGCAGCTGGTACGGCCGGTTCGCGAGGGCCCCGGCGAGGCTGCGCGCGGCATCCGCCGGCGACGCGACCGCCGCGAGACCCACGATGCCGAGCAGCCCCCCGGGCGCGAGCAGCTCGCGCATCCGGATGAGGCCGGCGCGCGCGTCGAGATGGTGCAGGGTGGCGACGGATGCGACCACGTCGAACGACGCGGGCTCGAACGGATGCGTCATCACGTCGTCGCGGACCAGCTCGACGCGTGCGGCGTCGATTCCCGCGAGCTCGTCGCGGGCTCGGGCCAGCGAGGGGCCGTCGAGGTCGATGCCGACCACACGGGCCACGCGTGCGGCGAGCTCACGCACGAGCAGCCCGTCTCCGCATCCGACGTCGAGCGCGCTGCGGGCAG
The Protaetiibacter sp. SSC-01 genome window above contains:
- a CDS encoding GNAT family N-acetyltransferase, which produces MTAPAIALGDLTDPRVLRLLEDHLADMHATSPPESVHALDVTGLQHPAVTFWALSDGDDVLGCVALKELAPDHGELKSMRTDAAARGRGLGRLLLAHVLDEARARGYTRLSLETGTEDFFRPARALYASAGFTETGPFADYVLDPNSVYMTLELGG
- a CDS encoding SLC13 family permease, yielding MRLAFVGCGLLLVGGAAVVTGLLPAADAVGVVERVWPVLLFAVAVTVVAELADRAGVFAAVAERLARLGRGHGWVLWALVVLLAVASTVFLSLDTTAVLLTSVVVLLARHHGYPPLPFALTTVWLANTGSLLLPVSNLTNLLAEHALGFSDPARFAALVWAPALVAVLVPCVVIAIVFRRSIGTRYQPVAADDPHDPVLFWVSAAVVAVLIPFLVSGMPVWIPASVAALVLVVAFAVRDRVAVRLGLVPWELLLFAGGLFLVVEAAHALGLASVLAELTGSGDDPLALLRLAGAGMLGANAIDNLPAYLALEPLADSPARIAALLIGVNAGPLVTPWASLAVLLWHDRLRALGVELPWRRYMLLGVVAAPLTVAAATLALSLTV
- a CDS encoding bifunctional 2-polyprenyl-6-hydroxyphenol methylase/3-demethylubiquinol 3-O-methyltransferase UbiG, whose product is MDSASDPRWNHNLHYQGVILDALPASARSALDVGCGDGLLVRELAARVARVVGIDLDGPSLARARDELAGIDAARVELVRDDVMTHPFEPASFDVVASVATLHHLDARAGLIRMRELLAPGGLLGIVGLAAVASPADAARSLAGALANRPYQLLTRRRHWEHAAPTVWPPPESYRAMRRIVDELLPGAVFRAHLFWRYTVLWTKPPR
- a CDS encoding DUF488 domain-containing protein; translated protein: MGEIVVKRVYEPADAADGFRALVDRLWPRGVSKERAELDAWWKDLAPSNELRTAWHADPDRFEEFAAAYRAELDGRDLAEALGAIRSHPRVTLLFGAHDTERNHAIVLRDHLLPRV